One Niabella beijingensis DNA window includes the following coding sequences:
- a CDS encoding sugar-binding domain-containing protein, with product MKKSNCLSFIYTIVFFLSCTTAFSQPGFGNASKINEGWSFALSNDTVATRPASGLKWQPVAIPHDWSITQKLDPKNASSMGYLPGGIGWYRKSLVIPRKKDKVYIYFEGVYNRSEVFINGKSIGKRPNGYVSFMFDITPHVHFGEENEILVRVDHHRAADSRWYTGAGIYRDVWLVHAASVHIAEWGVYAWPELEKDKGVLNVEVGVENHLTNTAPVTVVNELVNAAGKTVATSRKVLPAKPGASDRLRVQLAVPDPQLWELQTPALYQLKTTVLKDGRPVDAVTTRTGFRKFTFDPDKGFALNNKWMKIKGVCLHHDAGVLGAAMYREVWRRRLKQLKELGVNAIRSTHNPQATMFYDLCDELGLLVMDEAFDEWEFPKRKWLEGWNVGTPGFDGTYDFFEEWGEKDLADMVRRDRNHLSVFAWSIGNEVDYPNDPYSHPVLDGSGESGFTQKIFGGYKKDAPDAMRLGVIAKRLATVVRTYDRSRPVTAGLAGVAMSNETGYPGALDIAGYNYTESRYAMDHKKYPGRVIFGSENRHDLEAWKAVHDNEYIFGQFLWTGIDYLGESGRWPSRGFYSGLLDFGGFIKPRGYFRQSLWSEKPMVYLGTYPLSGKSNKPTAGVLTENEITRERPPSMDAWSSWNYEEGQRIRVVCYTNTPRVRLLLNERQVDAVKAYDDKTGIVYWDIPYQPGVLKAEGLNAVNKTVALYTVQTSGAPYALKVIEKIDGSNDNVVQVAVQVVDANGLPVTYTDVDITCTVSGGSLLGLEAGDNGDMGDYTDHRQKTFRGRLIAYIKRREKNNKVQVVFTAPQLKEGRVVL from the coding sequence ATGAAAAAATCAAATTGTCTTTCTTTTATCTATACGATCGTTTTTTTTCTGTCCTGTACAACGGCATTTTCCCAGCCGGGTTTTGGCAATGCCAGTAAAATCAACGAAGGCTGGTCTTTTGCGTTGAGCAATGATACTGTTGCCACACGGCCGGCCTCCGGTCTGAAATGGCAGCCGGTTGCAATCCCTCATGACTGGAGTATAACGCAAAAGCTGGATCCGAAGAATGCAAGCAGCATGGGATACCTTCCCGGAGGCATCGGATGGTACAGGAAATCACTGGTGATACCAAGGAAGAAAGACAAAGTGTATATTTATTTTGAGGGGGTCTATAACCGGAGTGAAGTTTTTATAAACGGGAAATCCATCGGAAAAAGACCGAATGGGTATGTTTCTTTTATGTTTGACATTACACCCCATGTTCATTTCGGAGAGGAAAACGAAATACTGGTGCGGGTAGACCATCACCGGGCTGCAGATTCCCGGTGGTACACAGGTGCCGGCATCTACCGGGATGTTTGGCTGGTGCATGCAGCGTCCGTTCATATTGCAGAATGGGGCGTGTACGCCTGGCCGGAACTGGAAAAGGACAAAGGCGTCCTTAATGTGGAAGTAGGTGTGGAGAATCATTTGACAAACACGGCACCGGTGACCGTTGTAAATGAATTGGTAAACGCTGCCGGCAAAACCGTGGCAACAAGCCGGAAAGTACTGCCGGCAAAACCGGGTGCGTCTGACAGGCTCCGGGTGCAGTTGGCAGTTCCGGATCCGCAGCTTTGGGAATTGCAAACGCCTGCTTTATATCAGCTGAAAACAACGGTGCTGAAAGACGGCCGGCCTGTTGATGCGGTAACAACACGTACCGGATTTCGGAAATTTACATTTGATCCGGATAAGGGCTTTGCATTGAACAATAAATGGATGAAAATAAAAGGGGTCTGTCTTCACCATGATGCAGGCGTATTAGGTGCCGCGATGTACAGGGAAGTGTGGCGCCGGCGGTTGAAGCAGTTGAAAGAACTGGGCGTTAATGCTATAAGATCCACCCATAATCCTCAGGCCACGATGTTTTATGATCTTTGCGATGAGTTGGGACTCCTGGTTATGGATGAAGCTTTTGATGAATGGGAGTTTCCCAAGCGAAAGTGGCTGGAGGGCTGGAATGTAGGTACACCGGGTTTTGACGGGACCTATGATTTCTTTGAGGAGTGGGGAGAAAAAGACCTGGCAGATATGGTACGCAGGGACCGGAATCATTTATCCGTTTTTGCATGGAGCATTGGCAATGAAGTAGACTATCCCAATGATCCGTATTCACACCCGGTGCTTGATGGTTCCGGCGAAAGCGGGTTCACACAAAAGATATTCGGAGGGTACAAAAAAGATGCCCCGGATGCAATGCGTTTGGGAGTGATCGCTAAAAGGCTGGCTACGGTAGTAAGAACCTACGACCGCTCGCGTCCGGTAACAGCAGGCCTGGCAGGCGTGGCGATGTCAAATGAAACCGGATATCCCGGAGCGCTGGATATTGCCGGTTATAACTATACCGAAAGCCGGTACGCAATGGATCATAAAAAATACCCCGGGCGTGTTATATTCGGCAGTGAAAACCGGCACGACCTGGAAGCCTGGAAAGCGGTGCATGATAACGAATATATCTTTGGGCAATTCCTGTGGACGGGTATCGATTACCTGGGTGAATCGGGCAGATGGCCTTCAAGAGGGTTTTACTCCGGCCTGCTCGATTTCGGAGGTTTTATAAAGCCGCGTGGTTATTTCAGGCAATCATTATGGAGCGAAAAACCCATGGTGTATCTGGGTACCTATCCCTTATCCGGAAAAAGCAATAAGCCCACGGCAGGAGTGCTTACTGAAAATGAGATCACCAGGGAGCGACCCCCTTCAATGGATGCCTGGTCTTCGTGGAATTATGAGGAAGGACAGCGCATTCGCGTTGTCTGTTACACGAATACGCCCAGGGTAAGGCTGTTGCTTAATGAAAGACAGGTGGATGCCGTAAAAGCTTATGATGATAAAACCGGGATCGTCTATTGGGATATCCCTTACCAACCCGGAGTACTGAAGGCCGAAGGACTGAATGCTGTCAATAAAACAGTAGCTTTATATACCGTTCAGACTTCAGGAGCACCATATGCATTAAAGGTGATCGAAAAAATCGACGGCAGTAATGATAATGTTGTCCAGGTGGCTGTACAGGTGGTAGATGCCAACGGTCTTCCGGTTACCTATACAGATGTTGACATAACCTGCACCGTATCCGGCGGAAGCCTGCTGGGACTTGAAGCGGGCGATAACGGGGATATGGGCGACTATACGGATCACCGGCAAAAGACCTTCAGGGGGCGTCTTATCGCTTATATAAAAAGAAGGGAAAAGAACAACAAGGTGCAGGTCGTTTTTACCGCACCACAATTGAAAGAGGGACGTGTTGTCCTGTAA
- a CDS encoding RagB/SusD family nutrient uptake outer membrane protein, protein MKRIILPIAIMGAILSSCKKEFLNLTPTTTISDLSILQDSALFENYVVNRYMGIKIIDKEGEGTLPGFGRAFEYSMWSSNSDESIYNNDDGSWLIQRGQIAPENLGNAGAFWGRSYRGIRDCNWALNNISAVAISDQHKNYIIGELKFIRAFRYHDLIRNYGGITLVGDKVYELKDNLTDPAIFTRAGLKESIDYTVAQLDTAAQLLPRDNNGSWPLGRATKGAALALKARLLLYAASPLYNCATWAAAATAAKEVMDLNKYAIQADYASLFIDQAMSGNEIIFGRQYTITAPHVRMEIANGPNGYDGWAGNTPLQNLVDAYQMNNGKDITDAASGYDPDKPYENRDKRFYYTILYNGAAYRGRTIETFTPGGRDSKDGPSNWNTTKTGYYLRKFMNDANPIQNPWSSAGQQPWIYMRYAEILLNYAEAQNEASGPDGSVYTAVNQVRQRSGVGQPPLPSGLSQVQMRAAIRKERQVELAFEEHRFYDVRRWKIAGVTENAAASGMTIVKNANGTFSYTRKVALEGKAFSDKNYWLPIPRSEILASDNQLKQNEGY, encoded by the coding sequence ATGAAAAGAATTATTCTGCCAATAGCAATAATGGGAGCAATCCTGTCCTCATGCAAAAAAGAATTCCTGAATCTGACCCCCACCACTACCATCTCCGATCTTTCCATTTTACAGGATTCCGCTTTGTTTGAGAATTATGTGGTCAACCGGTATATGGGAATAAAGATCATCGATAAGGAGGGTGAAGGGACCCTGCCCGGTTTCGGAAGGGCATTTGAATACAGTATGTGGAGTTCTAACTCCGATGAATCGATTTATAATAATGATGATGGCAGCTGGCTGATACAAAGAGGGCAGATAGCTCCCGAAAACCTGGGAAATGCGGGAGCTTTCTGGGGCAGAAGCTACCGGGGGATCAGAGACTGTAACTGGGCACTGAATAATATTTCAGCGGTTGCTATAAGCGATCAGCATAAAAATTACATAATCGGCGAACTGAAATTTATACGCGCCTTCCGGTATCATGATCTTATCAGGAATTATGGAGGGATTACCCTGGTGGGTGATAAAGTATACGAGCTGAAGGATAATTTAACCGATCCGGCTATTTTTACGAGGGCCGGTCTTAAGGAGTCGATCGACTATACGGTTGCACAACTCGATACCGCTGCGCAGCTGCTACCCCGCGATAACAACGGGAGCTGGCCGCTGGGAAGGGCCACAAAGGGCGCGGCACTGGCTTTGAAGGCACGGTTGCTGTTATATGCCGCAAGTCCGCTTTACAATTGCGCTACCTGGGCGGCGGCTGCAACCGCCGCAAAAGAGGTGATGGACCTGAATAAATATGCGATCCAGGCCGATTACGCTTCTTTATTTATTGATCAGGCTATGTCAGGTAATGAAATTATTTTTGGCCGCCAGTACACAATCACCGCACCCCACGTACGAATGGAGATCGCAAACGGGCCCAATGGTTATGATGGCTGGGCCGGTAACACACCGCTTCAGAACCTGGTGGATGCCTATCAGATGAACAATGGTAAGGATATCACGGACGCTGCATCCGGTTATGATCCGGATAAGCCTTATGAAAACCGGGACAAACGGTTCTATTATACGATTCTCTATAATGGAGCCGCTTACCGGGGACGTACTATAGAAACCTTTACACCGGGAGGCAGGGACAGCAAAGATGGCCCGTCTAACTGGAACACCACGAAGACCGGGTATTACCTGCGGAAATTTATGAATGATGCAAACCCGATTCAGAATCCCTGGTCTTCTGCCGGACAGCAACCCTGGATATACATGCGTTATGCAGAAATACTCCTGAATTATGCAGAAGCACAAAATGAAGCTTCCGGTCCGGACGGGTCCGTTTACACAGCGGTAAACCAGGTACGGCAGCGATCCGGTGTGGGGCAGCCTCCGTTGCCATCCGGGTTGTCCCAGGTGCAAATGAGAGCCGCCATAAGAAAAGAGCGGCAGGTAGAACTGGCCTTTGAGGAACACCGGTTTTATGATGTGCGCCGGTGGAAGATTGCCGGTGTTACCGAAAATGCAGCAGCGAGCGGAATGACCATTGTAAAAAATGCGAACGGTACGTTTTCATATACCCGGAAGGTTGCTTTGGAGGGGAAGGCCTTTTCTGATAAGAACTACTGGCTGCCCATTCCCCGTTCAGAAATACTGGCTTCCGACAATCAGTTAAAGCAAAATGAAGGATATTAG
- a CDS encoding SusC/RagA family TonB-linked outer membrane protein, which yields MKTCFKKGALPLCSAVMILGLLLLNSPSAFAQSPVKGVVTNAKGEGMPGVTVTVIDKNTVTMTNETGHYTIDAVKGDRIRFTSVGATPLEITVNDDTALNVTLDNEAAESMNEVVVVGYGTQKKATLTGSVSSVKGGELQKSPQPDVSNSFAGRVSGLIANNRSGEPGYDGSSILIRGLATTGNNDVLVVVDGIPGQIGGLSRLNPNDIEDISVLKDASAAVYGSRAANGVILVTTKKGKTGKPVISYYFNQAFTSPTRLPKLADAFTYATIQNEIAYYNNTAGGMNQIYSEEQLQKFKDGSDPLNYPNTNWPDAVLKKVALQSKHDISVSGGGENVRYFLSAGYLNQDGLYKNGVTRYKQYSFRSNVDATITKRLKVSLLLSGRQEDRLFPQSGAGDIFRFLYRAYPTVAAYYPNGLPTTGIENGNPAVMVSDVPGTNYNPTLVFNGILKGSYMIPGVNGLSLEGFFSVDKSAGFSKNFAKPYNLYQYDATTNTYNPTVLGGIDKQATLSQSQTNQYQYVSNIRLNFDRRFGEHAVNAFIGYEQSNYHSDNFSAYRKHFPTYTTPELSQGGTADADKSSDGGSFTYTRKSYLGRISYNYSEKYMVEAQARLDGSSTFAPGHQYGFFPSIAAAWRISKEDWFNTSAVINDLKLRASYGILGNDNVGLFQYFNNYSLNSQYVINGSIHPGYDLTLLANPDITWERAKKLDIGLNAVFLKNFNLEFIYFQQKRSDILAIRNASVPQVSGINTGIIPAENIGKVDNNGVEFTLGYSKRLHQNAGIFLSGNFTYAKSKIVDIDEAPGTPEWQKQTGRPLNTYLLYNTTGIMRTTEDLSKYPHPTTTPRLGDLIYQDYTNDGKIDANDMVRTKYGNIPQIIYGFTVGGDYKNIDLTLLLAGQARVSQYVLPESGTIGNFYSSWADNRWSPSNTNGSYPRVDERSSNSVNGGAYSNTFWLNDASFIRLKNMELGYTVVNPLFTRIKLSNVRVYASAFNLFTITKVKDYDPEGSSGSGQFYPQQRIINLGLNVRF from the coding sequence ATGAAAACCTGTTTTAAAAAGGGCGCATTACCTCTTTGTAGTGCAGTGATGATCCTGGGTTTACTGTTACTTAATTCACCATCCGCTTTTGCACAAAGTCCTGTAAAGGGAGTTGTTACCAATGCAAAAGGAGAAGGAATGCCCGGGGTTACCGTAACTGTTATTGACAAAAACACGGTTACTATGACCAACGAGACCGGTCATTATACCATTGATGCCGTTAAAGGAGACCGGATCCGGTTTACCAGTGTTGGAGCAACTCCCTTGGAGATTACTGTCAATGATGACACAGCGCTGAATGTTACGCTTGATAATGAAGCCGCTGAATCCATGAACGAAGTGGTGGTGGTGGGCTATGGCACCCAGAAAAAAGCAACGTTAACAGGTTCGGTGTCTTCTGTGAAAGGGGGTGAATTGCAAAAAAGCCCGCAACCGGATGTGTCAAATAGTTTTGCGGGGCGTGTATCGGGACTGATCGCCAATAACCGCAGCGGCGAGCCCGGCTATGACGGATCGAGCATTTTAATACGGGGGCTTGCCACCACCGGGAATAATGATGTGCTGGTTGTTGTGGATGGTATCCCGGGGCAGATCGGCGGGTTATCGAGATTGAACCCCAACGATATCGAAGATATCTCCGTTTTGAAAGATGCCTCAGCAGCCGTTTACGGAAGCCGGGCAGCCAATGGTGTGATACTCGTTACTACAAAAAAAGGAAAAACAGGCAAGCCGGTCATAAGCTATTATTTCAACCAGGCGTTTACTTCGCCAACCCGGCTCCCGAAACTGGCAGATGCCTTCACCTACGCCACCATCCAAAATGAGATCGCTTATTATAACAATACAGCCGGTGGCATGAACCAGATCTATTCTGAGGAACAATTACAGAAATTCAAAGATGGAAGCGATCCCCTGAACTATCCGAATACGAACTGGCCGGATGCAGTATTAAAAAAAGTGGCCCTGCAAAGCAAACACGATATTTCGGTGAGCGGTGGCGGTGAGAATGTGCGGTATTTCTTGTCGGCAGGCTACCTGAACCAGGACGGGCTGTATAAAAATGGGGTTACCCGGTATAAACAGTATAGTTTTCGTTCTAATGTTGATGCCACTATTACAAAACGTTTAAAAGTCAGCTTATTATTGTCCGGACGGCAGGAAGACCGCCTGTTTCCGCAATCCGGAGCGGGAGATATCTTTCGTTTTTTATACCGGGCTTATCCAACAGTTGCAGCCTATTATCCGAATGGATTGCCCACCACGGGTATTGAAAACGGCAACCCTGCCGTTATGGTATCCGATGTTCCCGGAACGAATTACAATCCAACGCTTGTATTTAACGGGATCCTGAAAGGTTCTTATATGATACCTGGTGTTAACGGACTTTCCCTGGAAGGGTTCTTTAGTGTAGATAAGTCGGCGGGATTTAGTAAAAACTTTGCAAAGCCCTATAACCTGTACCAGTATGATGCAACAACCAATACCTATAACCCAACGGTTTTAGGGGGGATCGACAAACAGGCTACGTTATCCCAGTCTCAAACCAATCAATACCAGTATGTGTCCAATATCCGCCTTAATTTTGACCGCCGGTTCGGGGAACATGCTGTGAACGCTTTTATCGGGTATGAACAAAGTAATTATCACAGCGATAATTTCTCGGCTTACAGAAAACATTTTCCTACCTATACCACACCGGAATTAAGTCAGGGCGGGACTGCTGATGCCGATAAATCAAGTGACGGGGGAAGTTTTACCTACACCAGAAAAAGTTACCTGGGAAGGATCTCATACAACTACAGTGAGAAATATATGGTAGAGGCACAGGCCCGCCTGGATGGCTCTTCCACCTTTGCACCCGGCCACCAATACGGGTTCTTCCCCTCCATAGCTGCTGCCTGGAGGATCTCAAAAGAAGATTGGTTCAATACAAGCGCGGTTATCAATGATCTTAAATTGAGGGCTTCCTATGGTATTCTTGGAAATGATAACGTGGGATTATTCCAGTATTTTAATAATTATTCTTTAAACAGTCAGTATGTGATCAACGGATCCATTCATCCGGGTTATGATCTTACGTTGCTGGCCAACCCCGATATAACCTGGGAACGTGCCAAGAAACTGGATATTGGGCTGAATGCCGTTTTTCTTAAGAATTTTAATCTTGAATTCATTTATTTCCAGCAAAAAAGATCTGATATACTGGCTATAAGGAACGCTTCTGTTCCCCAGGTGTCCGGTATTAACACGGGGATAATACCCGCTGAAAATATCGGAAAAGTAGATAACAATGGTGTGGAATTTACCCTGGGATACAGTAAGCGCCTCCATCAAAATGCCGGCATCTTCCTGTCCGGAAACTTTACTTATGCAAAAAGTAAGATCGTAGATATTGATGAAGCTCCGGGTACACCGGAGTGGCAGAAACAGACCGGCCGGCCGCTCAATACCTATCTTTTATACAATACGACCGGTATTATGCGGACGACGGAGGATCTTTCAAAATACCCGCATCCCACAACAACTCCCCGTTTGGGCGATCTTATTTATCAGGACTATACCAATGACGGGAAAATTGATGCAAACGATATGGTACGCACTAAATACGGTAACATTCCCCAGATAATTTACGGCTTTACCGTTGGCGGTGACTATAAAAATATCGATCTGACCCTGTTGCTGGCCGGCCAGGCACGGGTAAGTCAGTATGTGCTGCCGGAGTCGGGTACGATCGGTAACTTCTACAGTTCCTGGGCAGATAACCGCTGGAGCCCTTCAAATACCAACGGCAGCTATCCAAGGGTGGATGAGCGTTCTTCCAATTCTGTAAACGGCGGGGCCTATTCCAACACGTTTTGGCTGAATGATGCCTCATTTATCCGCCTGAAGAACATGGAACTGGGCTACACAGTGGTAAACCCGTTGTTTACAAGGATAAAATTGTCCAACGTAAGGGTGTACGCAAGTGCATTTAATCTGTTTACAATAACAAAGGTAAAGGATTATGACCCCGAGGGAAGCAGCGGGTCGGGTCAGTTTTACCCGCAGCAACGGATTATCAACCTTGGATTGAATGTTCGATTTTGA